GCTCCGCGGCCGGAAACCCGGTGGCCCTCGGCGGGCCACGACCCCGGTCCCTCCTCGCGCTCCTGCTGCTCGACGCGGGTCGCGTCGTCGGCACCGGGCGGCTCGTCGAGGGCCTCTACGGCGACGACCCGCCGCGCGACGCGGCCAACGCGCTCCAGGCACAGGTGTCCCGGCTGCGCCGCAAGCTCGGCGACGAAGCGCGCATCGAGTCCCACCCGGCCGGCTACCGGCTCGCGGTCGACCCGGACCGCGTCGACGTCCACCGCTTCACCCAGCTCGCCGTGGCGGGCCGGAAAGCCCTCGCCGCCGGCGACCACACCCGTGCCGCGCGGCTCCTGGATGAGGCCCTCGCACTGTGGCGCGGCCCGGCGCTGGCCGACGTCCGCGACGCGCCCTTCGCCGGAGCGCAGGCCGTCCGGCTGGACGAGCTGCGCACCGCGGCGATCGAGGACCGTGCGGAAGCCGACCTGGCCCTCGGCGAGTCCCGCGGCGTGATCGACGAGCTGACCGCGCTGTGCGCCGCCCACCCCCTCCGCGAGCGCCCGCGGGTCCTGCTCATCCGCGCGCTCGCGGCCGACGGGCGCCAGGCCGAGGCGCTCACCGTCTTCGCGGACGCACGCCGCGCGCTCGCCGAGGAGCTGGGCGCCGACCCGTCGCCGGAACTCGCCGCCGCCCACCTCGCGGTGCTGCGCGCCGAACCGGTGCCGGAACCACGGAAACTCCCCGCCCAGCTCACCAGCTTCGTCGGCCGGGAACCGGAACTGGCTCGGATCGCCGCTCTGCTGGCGGACAACCGCCTGGTCACGCTCACCGGTCCCGGTGGCGCGGGGAAGACGCGGCTGGCCGTCGAGGCCGGCAGCCACGCCGACGGCGACGTGTGCTTCGTGGACCTGGCGCCCGTCGCGAGCGGCACCGAGGTCGCCCAGGCCGTCCTCACCGCGCTCGGCCTGCGGGAGACCGGGATGTTCCCCGCCGCGGCCGCGCCGGATCCGGTCGAGCGCGCGGAGGTGGCCCTGGCCGACCGTCGCGTACTGCTGATCTTCGACAACTGCGAGCACGTCATCACCGGCGCCGCCAAGCTCGTCCACCGGCTGCTCGCGGCCGGCCCCGGGCTGCGGGTGCTCGCCACCAGCCGGGAACCGCTGGGCATCACCGGTGAGGCGTTGTGCCCGGTGCCGCCGCTGGCGTCGCCGCCGCCGGGCACGGCCGCGGACGAGGCTCTCGGCTACGAGTCGGTGCGGCTGTTCGCCGAGCGCGCAGCGGCAGTGCGGCCCGGGTTCCGGCTCGACGACCAGACCGCACCACAGGTGCTGCGGATCTGCGCCGCGCTCGACGGGTTGCCGCTGGCGATCGAGCTGGCCGCGGCCCGCCTGCGGACCCTGCCGCTGGACCAGCTCGAGTCCCGGCTCGGCGACCGGTTCCGCCTGTTGTCGAAGGGCAGCCGCACCGCCGCACCGCGGCACCAGACGTTGCGCGCGGTGGTCGGCTGGAGCTGGGACCTCCTCGAACCGGACGAACGGGACCTGGCACGGCGGTTCGCTGTCTTCGCGGGCGGCGCGACCGCGGATGCCGTCGCGGGCGTTTGTGGACTGTCCGAAGCGGACGCCGAGGACCTTCTCGACAGCCTTGTCGACAAGTCTCTCGTGGAGTTCTCCGGGGACCGGTACCGGATGCTGGAGACGATCCGGGCGTTCAGTACGGAGCTTCTGGACGAATCGGGCGAACGCGAAGAGCTCGCCCGCGCGCACGCGGGGTACTTCCTCGCGCTAGCCCGGACCGCCGACCCGCACCTGCGCCGCAGCGAGCAGGTCGAGTGGCTCGCGCGGCTGACCGCGGAGCGGGCGAACCTGAACGCCGCTCTGCGCTGGGCGGTCGAGGCGGACACGACGCTGGCACTGCAGCTGGTCGGGGCACTGTCGTCGTACTGGCGCCTGCAGGGTGTACGGACGGAGATCGCTCCGCTGGCGGTGCGCCTGCTCGCCAACCTCGGCCCCGAGCCGCTCACGGAGGCCGGGGAGCTCACGGAGGAATACACACTGGCCGTGCTCAACGCGGCGCCCGCGGAGCCGCCCGGGCTGGACGAGCACCTGCGCCGGGCGGATTCGATCATGAGCTCGCTGCGCTGGCCGGTGCGACAGCCGTACCTGCTGGTCTACTGGGCGTTGTTCGCCGGGCCACCGGCGCCCGCGCGCCAGCCGACCGAGCTGGAGCTGGCGATGTCGGGCGATGCCGATCCCTGGTTCGGCGCGCTGCGGGACTTCTCCCTCAGCTACCTCCAGCTGTTCAACGGGGACATCGCGGGCGCCGAGCAGACCTTCCACCAGGCGCTGGAGTCGTTCCGCACGGTCGGCGACCGGTGGGGTGCGGCGCAAGTGCTCGACGGGCTCGGCGAGCTCGCGGACCTGCGCGGGGACCGGGACCGGGCGCTGGCGCTGGTGGACGAGGCGATCGGCCTGCTCGGCGAACTCAACGCGACGGAGGAGCTGGCCGAGCTGACGCTGCGGCGAGCCGACCGCCTGCTGCGCGCCGGCGACCTGAGTGACGCGGAAGCCGGCTACCAGAGCGGCGCGGAGCTGGCGCGGCGGGCCGGTGCCTCGACGCTGCTCGCGCTGGCCGAGCGCGGGTTCGGCGATCTGGCGCGCCGCCGCGGCGACTTCGCGCCGGCGCAGGCGCGGTACGAACGCGCGCTGCGCGGGCTGGGCGCGGACTGGCAGAGCGGCGCGGCCAGCGCCCAGACGCTGACCGCGCTCGGCCGTCTCGCCGAGGCCACGGGCGACCTGACCGATGCCCGGGCGCGGCACCGGCGGGCGCTCGGGATCGCCCTGGCGCAGCACTTCCGGTCGAACATCGCCGACGCGCTGGAAGGGCTCGCGGGGACCACGTTGCTCGACGGGGATCCGGACGCGGCTGCCGAGCAGCTGGGGATGGCTGTCGCACTGCGTGGCGCGGCCCGGCGGGGCGACCAGGACGTGGCGGCGGTGGCGGCGCGGTGCCAGCAGCTGCTCGGTACGGACGCATTCGCCGCCGCCTACGAGCGCGGCGCGGAGATGCCGTACGACGAAGTCCTCGCCCGGCTGACCGCTGCCGCGGACCGCACGCCGCACGAAGCGCGGTGATCCTCCCCGCTCCCGCGCGGCCGTGGCCTCAGAGGCCGTAGTCCTTCAGCCGGAGGGTGTTGGCCGCCTTCACGGTCATCTTGTCGAAGACCCCGGAGAACAACCGGGTGGTCAGCAGGCGGTGCGACTGGTTCCGCACCCACAGCCCCCGCGCCGTCCGGGGTGCGAGGAACGGACCGGTGCCCTTGGCCTGCTTGGCGCCCGCCTCGG
The sequence above is a segment of the Amycolatopsis viridis genome. Coding sequences within it:
- a CDS encoding BTAD domain-containing putative transcriptional regulator, translating into MWFAVLGPVEVRSAAGNPVALGGPRPRSLLALLLLDAGRVVGTGRLVEGLYGDDPPRDAANALQAQVSRLRRKLGDEARIESHPAGYRLAVDPDRVDVHRFTQLAVAGRKALAAGDHTRAARLLDEALALWRGPALADVRDAPFAGAQAVRLDELRTAAIEDRAEADLALGESRGVIDELTALCAAHPLRERPRVLLIRALAADGRQAEALTVFADARRALAEELGADPSPELAAAHLAVLRAEPVPEPRKLPAQLTSFVGREPELARIAALLADNRLVTLTGPGGAGKTRLAVEAGSHADGDVCFVDLAPVASGTEVAQAVLTALGLRETGMFPAAAAPDPVERAEVALADRRVLLIFDNCEHVITGAAKLVHRLLAAGPGLRVLATSREPLGITGEALCPVPPLASPPPGTAADEALGYESVRLFAERAAAVRPGFRLDDQTAPQVLRICAALDGLPLAIELAAARLRTLPLDQLESRLGDRFRLLSKGSRTAAPRHQTLRAVVGWSWDLLEPDERDLARRFAVFAGGATADAVAGVCGLSEADAEDLLDSLVDKSLVEFSGDRYRMLETIRAFSTELLDESGEREELARAHAGYFLALARTADPHLRRSEQVEWLARLTAERANLNAALRWAVEADTTLALQLVGALSSYWRLQGVRTEIAPLAVRLLANLGPEPLTEAGELTEEYTLAVLNAAPAEPPGLDEHLRRADSIMSSLRWPVRQPYLLVYWALFAGPPAPARQPTELELAMSGDADPWFGALRDFSLSYLQLFNGDIAGAEQTFHQALESFRTVGDRWGAAQVLDGLGELADLRGDRDRALALVDEAIGLLGELNATEELAELTLRRADRLLRAGDLSDAEAGYQSGAELARRAGASTLLALAERGFGDLARRRGDFAPAQARYERALRGLGADWQSGAASAQTLTALGRLAEATGDLTDARARHRRALGIALAQHFRSNIADALEGLAGTTLLDGDPDAAAEQLGMAVALRGAARRGDQDVAAVAARCQQLLGTDAFAAAYERGAEMPYDEVLARLTAAADRTPHEAR